A DNA window from Aminiphilus circumscriptus DSM 16581 contains the following coding sequences:
- a CDS encoding PSP1 domain-containing protein: MNAFLTIFGKPRYLGVVDLPESAAPLKNRWIFVQTSRGEELAFVIGPLTSEQIERYRTQRRIEDRENATPRGNEQGLEEITFVADATDTALALREEHQAEETHVLVTARQLLREHNLSMKLVDVEYLLDKKKLFLYFTSEQRVDFRAYVRDLAKEFKTRIELRQIGVRDEAKVLGGISPCGLPCCCSSWLNGFSPICIRMVKEQNLALNPTKISGICGRLMCCMAYEHATYRELWEHLPNPGSKIRAPQTTYIVTGVDIKARAVRICGQGIREFEVPVDDFPAFKECVLRGNEWITEDSPSQEVSRVPHTFPENAKHQRFTRASTSSTEEKPHSVKERTSSERGTASPSPMPEEKEPKRGKTSFSGGTESSDSIPEKPKKTRRRRKKNASAKQEEGKERVISPRTQQEEKSAPLEENKNPARPTAGKRHADSVEHSSRTSREEQALKRTPPDGEGEQKQKTRRRRRPKRKPQQIASSPSEENRSAEKPNRTTVDATSKG; the protein is encoded by the coding sequence TTGAATGCCTTTTTGACGATTTTTGGTAAACCTCGCTATCTTGGCGTCGTTGATTTGCCCGAGAGTGCTGCACCTCTGAAAAATCGCTGGATCTTCGTCCAGACATCCCGAGGCGAAGAACTTGCCTTTGTCATTGGTCCCTTGACATCGGAGCAGATTGAGCGGTACCGGACACAGCGCAGAATCGAGGACAGGGAAAACGCCACTCCCCGCGGAAACGAACAGGGACTTGAGGAGATCACCTTTGTTGCCGATGCTACGGACACTGCTCTGGCGCTCCGAGAAGAACACCAGGCAGAAGAAACCCACGTTCTTGTCACAGCACGTCAACTCCTGCGCGAACACAATCTTTCCATGAAACTCGTCGACGTAGAATATTTGCTCGATAAGAAAAAGCTTTTTCTCTACTTCACTTCGGAGCAACGTGTCGATTTCCGTGCCTACGTGCGCGATTTGGCTAAGGAATTCAAGACACGCATCGAACTACGTCAAATCGGCGTCCGTGACGAGGCCAAGGTTCTGGGAGGCATTTCCCCCTGCGGGCTCCCTTGTTGCTGCAGTTCCTGGTTGAACGGTTTCTCGCCCATCTGTATCCGCATGGTGAAGGAACAGAATCTTGCCCTGAATCCGACGAAGATTTCCGGGATCTGCGGACGCCTTATGTGCTGTATGGCCTATGAACACGCCACCTATCGAGAACTCTGGGAACATCTCCCCAATCCGGGGAGTAAAATTCGTGCGCCCCAAACAACCTACATCGTCACCGGTGTGGACATCAAAGCCAGAGCGGTCCGAATTTGTGGGCAGGGAATACGGGAATTCGAGGTCCCCGTGGACGATTTCCCGGCGTTCAAAGAATGCGTACTTCGAGGAAATGAGTGGATTACAGAGGACTCTCCCAGTCAGGAGGTGTCTCGCGTCCCACACACCTTCCCTGAAAACGCCAAACATCAACGATTCACCAGAGCTTCCACTTCATCCACAGAAGAAAAGCCACACTCCGTCAAAGAACGGACATCTTCGGAACGTGGGACGGCATCGCCTTCCCCCATGCCGGAAGAAAAAGAACCGAAGCGGGGAAAAACGTCTTTCTCTGGTGGCACAGAAAGTTCGGACAGTATTCCCGAGAAGCCGAAGAAAACTCGCCGTCGTCGAAAAAAGAACGCGAGTGCGAAACAGGAAGAGGGAAAAGAACGCGTGATCTCTCCGAGGACACAGCAGGAGGAGAAGTCTGCGCCTCTCGAGGAAAACAAGAACCCGGCCAGACCCACCGCAGGAAAACGGCATGCCGACTCCGTCGAACATTCATCGCGTACATCGCGGGAAGAACAGGCTTTGAAAAGAACTCCCCCCGATGGAGAGGGCGAACAAAAGCAAAAAACGAGGCGGAGACGACGTCCAAAACGTAAACCACAACAGATTGCTTCTTCGCCTTCGGAAGAAAACCGTTCCGCTGAAAAACCGAATCGCACGACCGTCGATGCAACATCCAAAGGGTGA
- the purB gene encoding adenylosuccinate lyase: MIERYRTAGMSAIWSDENRFRKWLDVEIAVCQAWLEAGIIPQDAFDDILEKASFDVQRIAEIEETTQHDVIAFVSCVAEHVGPSGRYIHLGLTSSDVVDTAASLLLKEALSLVLEELEEVKSVVLSQAWKYKTTLCVGRTHGVHAEPTTFGLKLLNWYEELERNTSRLLLAKEQISTGKISGAVGTYAHCPPSIEARTCQLLKLDPAPVSTQILQRDRHAFVLTTLSVLGGSIERMATEFRHLQRTEVLEAGEPFRKGQKGSSAMPHKRNPIISERLCGMARLLRGYAVTAMENMALWHERDISHSSTERVIWPDAFHLVHYMLLALKRIVSEMTIDKGRMISNMNLTRGLLYSQRVLLHLIEEGGMTREDAYHHVQSAAMRCWNGEGDFADLLAAIPQVASVLSKEKMSQLFTPDHYLRHVDAIFNRFPPSPDQG; encoded by the coding sequence ATGATTGAGCGTTACAGAACGGCTGGCATGAGCGCCATCTGGTCGGACGAGAACCGCTTCAGGAAATGGCTCGACGTTGAAATTGCCGTGTGTCAGGCTTGGCTTGAGGCGGGTATCATTCCTCAGGACGCTTTTGACGACATTCTTGAAAAAGCTTCTTTTGATGTACAACGTATCGCGGAAATCGAGGAAACCACCCAACATGATGTCATCGCTTTCGTGAGCTGCGTCGCCGAACATGTAGGTCCCAGCGGACGCTACATTCATCTCGGGCTTACCAGCAGCGATGTCGTAGATACTGCAGCGTCTCTCCTCCTCAAGGAGGCGCTCTCCCTGGTTCTTGAGGAGCTGGAAGAGGTGAAGAGCGTTGTTCTCTCACAAGCGTGGAAATACAAGACCACGCTTTGCGTCGGCCGAACCCACGGAGTTCATGCAGAACCAACGACATTCGGCCTCAAACTCCTCAACTGGTACGAGGAATTGGAGCGAAACACCTCCCGGCTTCTCCTCGCCAAGGAGCAGATCAGCACGGGAAAGATCTCCGGTGCAGTTGGAACTTACGCTCACTGTCCTCCCTCCATTGAGGCGCGGACGTGCCAGCTTCTCAAACTCGACCCCGCTCCAGTATCGACACAGATCCTGCAGAGAGACCGGCACGCCTTCGTCCTCACCACGCTTTCCGTACTCGGAGGAAGCATCGAACGCATGGCCACCGAGTTCCGTCACCTACAAAGAACGGAGGTTCTCGAAGCGGGAGAACCCTTCCGGAAAGGACAAAAAGGCTCTTCCGCCATGCCGCATAAACGAAATCCCATCATCAGCGAACGCCTCTGCGGCATGGCCCGCCTGCTCCGTGGCTACGCTGTCACCGCTATGGAAAACATGGCACTTTGGCACGAGCGAGACATCAGCCATTCCTCAACAGAACGGGTTATTTGGCCGGATGCCTTCCATCTGGTCCATTACATGCTTCTTGCGCTGAAACGGATCGTTTCTGAAATGACCATAGACAAGGGGCGCATGATATCAAACATGAATCTCACCAGAGGACTTCTCTATAGTCAACGAGTTTTGCTTCATCTTATCGAGGAAGGCGGCATGACCCGGGAAGATGCCTACCACCACGTTCAAAGCGCCGCTATGCGTTGCTGGAACGGAGAAGGTGATTTCGCCGACCTTCTTGCTGCGATCCCCCAGGTGGCTTCTGTTCTTTCCAAAGAAAAAATGTCTCAGCTCTTCACTCCGGACCATTACCTCCGGCACGTAGATGCCATTTTCAACCGTTTTCCACCCTCACCCGACCAAGGGTGA
- the hypF gene encoding carbamoyltransferase HypF has protein sequence MNIRVSCLVIGTVQGVGFRPFCVRLAARHGVGGDIRNTSRGVEVLLEGESTAVDAFLRDLTASPPPLAMINDISVQERTLLSSSPRSAFSILPSLSQEEQQVFIPPDVATCAECLAEIKNPRERRFRYPFTNCTNCGPRFTIITSLPYDRPGTTMASFPLCPSCAKEYEDVNDRRYHAQPVACPACGPRLRFLSRDGEELALENEALLRASCALREGHIVAIKGLGGFHLAVRPEDHEAILRLRQRKVRPHKPFALMVKDTTVAKRLVRLSAKAEALLVSPAAPILLCFIKEKGILSPLVAPYRNTLGIMLPYTPLHHLLMEDFDALIMTSANLSDEPLVADTPEALIRLRDLADFFLEHDRPIRRRIDDSVVACSSEFPVVIRRARGYVPTPFVADAPLPELLAAGAEMKATFAVTQGNSIFLSQYLGDLKELETMDLYKDALLHFLELFKLTPRFLVKDLHPQFVSSRLVEEALASSFEATLTVQHHHAHLAACLFENRVEESSLGVILDGVGYGTDGTLWGGELLYGNARFFRRVGALESFPLLGGDRAVQEPWRIGYALLAGAVGENEAKVLGSELWPERASVFDVLDRLAFDAPRTTSCGRLFDGVAALLGLRSEVSYDAQAAMELEDIAEVECDVRAPFSVVAKEDVLRIDWRPTVRWLLENRGTMGSGALSQAFHAGLAAVFSEVCVHLGRSLETEKVALSGGVWQNMRLLEETRARLERAGLVPLLHRQIPPNDECVALGQAMIGAAHWKAACSERKFK, from the coding sequence ATGAACATCCGCGTTTCTTGTCTTGTGATCGGCACCGTGCAGGGTGTCGGATTCCGTCCTTTTTGTGTTCGTCTTGCCGCACGGCACGGAGTGGGTGGTGACATACGAAACACGTCTCGTGGAGTGGAGGTGCTTTTGGAGGGCGAGTCCACTGCGGTTGATGCTTTTCTCCGAGATCTGACCGCATCGCCTCCGCCTCTTGCGATGATAAACGATATTTCCGTGCAGGAGCGAACACTTCTTTCCTCGTCGCCCCGTTCCGCGTTTTCCATCCTTCCCAGTCTTTCCCAGGAGGAACAGCAGGTCTTTATTCCCCCCGATGTCGCAACTTGTGCGGAATGTCTTGCGGAAATCAAGAATCCACGTGAACGTCGCTTCCGTTACCCTTTCACGAATTGTACGAACTGCGGTCCCCGCTTTACCATCATTACATCTCTTCCCTACGATCGTCCTGGGACGACGATGGCATCCTTTCCTCTGTGTCCCTCCTGCGCAAAAGAATATGAGGACGTGAACGATCGTCGTTATCATGCCCAACCCGTGGCCTGTCCTGCCTGTGGTCCACGTCTGCGGTTCCTTTCCCGGGATGGGGAGGAACTGGCTCTGGAAAACGAAGCGTTGCTGCGGGCGAGCTGTGCTTTGAGAGAGGGACACATTGTTGCCATCAAAGGATTGGGTGGATTTCATCTCGCTGTGCGGCCTGAGGATCACGAGGCAATTCTTCGTTTGCGACAGAGAAAGGTCCGTCCTCACAAACCCTTTGCTCTCATGGTGAAGGATACGACGGTGGCAAAGCGGCTCGTGAGGCTTTCCGCAAAAGCCGAAGCACTTCTCGTTTCTCCGGCGGCACCCATCCTTCTCTGCTTCATCAAGGAAAAGGGAATCTTGTCGCCTCTCGTGGCCCCCTATCGAAACACACTGGGAATCATGCTTCCCTACACACCTCTCCATCATCTGCTGATGGAGGACTTCGACGCGCTGATCATGACCAGCGCAAACCTGAGTGACGAGCCGCTTGTAGCGGATACTCCCGAGGCGCTCATCCGGCTCCGCGATCTTGCGGATTTTTTTCTTGAACACGACCGCCCCATACGGCGGCGCATAGATGATTCCGTGGTTGCCTGTTCGTCGGAGTTTCCCGTGGTGATACGAAGAGCGCGAGGCTACGTTCCCACGCCATTTGTTGCTGACGCACCGCTTCCAGAGCTTCTCGCAGCGGGAGCGGAAATGAAGGCGACCTTCGCGGTGACGCAGGGAAACTCGATTTTTCTGAGTCAGTATCTAGGGGATTTGAAGGAACTTGAGACAATGGATCTCTACAAGGATGCGCTCCTGCATTTCCTGGAATTGTTCAAACTTACTCCCCGTTTTCTCGTGAAGGATCTTCATCCTCAATTCGTCTCTTCCCGCCTCGTCGAGGAGGCACTTGCTTCTTCTTTTGAAGCGACGCTGACCGTACAGCACCACCACGCACATCTCGCGGCATGTCTCTTTGAAAATCGCGTTGAGGAATCCTCACTCGGGGTCATCCTGGACGGCGTGGGGTATGGGACGGACGGAACGCTCTGGGGAGGCGAACTCCTCTATGGAAATGCTCGTTTCTTTCGCCGGGTGGGGGCCCTGGAGAGTTTTCCACTCCTTGGGGGAGACCGAGCAGTACAGGAGCCGTGGCGTATCGGTTATGCCCTCCTGGCAGGAGCGGTCGGCGAAAACGAGGCGAAGGTACTTGGGAGTGAACTCTGGCCCGAGAGGGCGAGTGTGTTCGATGTTCTAGATAGGCTGGCCTTTGACGCTCCGAGAACGACCTCCTGCGGTCGTCTCTTTGACGGTGTGGCGGCGCTGCTTGGTTTGCGCTCGGAGGTCTCCTACGACGCTCAAGCCGCCATGGAGCTGGAGGATATTGCTGAAGTCGAGTGTGATGTGCGGGCCCCCTTTTCAGTCGTAGCGAAAGAGGACGTTCTCCGCATCGACTGGAGGCCGACGGTCCGTTGGCTTCTTGAAAATCGGGGAACGATGGGGTCCGGAGCGCTTTCTCAGGCTTTTCATGCTGGCCTTGCTGCCGTTTTTTCTGAAGTGTGCGTTCATCTCGGCAGGTCCCTGGAAACGGAAAAGGTGGCCCTCTCCGGAGGTGTTTGGCAGAATATGCGCCTGCTAGAGGAAACCCGAGCCCGTCTGGAGAGGGCTGGGCTTGTCCCATTACTGCACCGACAGATTCCTCCCAATGATGAATGTGTCGCTCTGGGACAGGCGATGATCGGTGCGGCTCATTGGAAGGCCGCTTGTTCAGAACGAAAATTCAAATGA
- the mnmA gene encoding tRNA 2-thiouridine(34) synthase MnmA, which produces MNVLLAMSGGIDSSVAALSLLRENAAVRGIFLKMHDKHVTEEERVQEICDVLGIPLRTLDVRDLFSDRILQPFLEEYGRGFTPNPCVLCNAEVKFAVLFRFAHLENADYVATGHYATCAVVSGDVGIFRGTDEKKDQSYMLYRLRKEWLPSLLFPLGTQHKRDVVRISQAHFGNLFSSVKESQDICFLPSGTLRNYLEKALSEMPDGEIVSLDGKTLGRHGGLFRYTIGQREGLGLSGGPWFVVAVDAMANKVVVGERKDLDVSVIQCTRSNWLVSAPERHEPHCAQFRYRCRPVRCTFTLHADDHFVVTPEDPVEGVAPGQSLVLYQGDRLLGGGIIEKTVRRNRS; this is translated from the coding sequence ATGAACGTTCTCCTCGCCATGAGCGGCGGCATCGACAGCTCTGTGGCAGCTCTGTCGCTGCTCCGCGAAAATGCCGCCGTCCGCGGGATATTTCTCAAAATGCATGATAAACACGTCACCGAAGAGGAACGCGTACAGGAAATCTGCGACGTCCTCGGAATTCCCCTTCGCACTCTGGATGTGCGCGATCTCTTTTCCGATCGGATTTTACAACCCTTTCTGGAGGAGTACGGACGGGGTTTCACACCTAATCCGTGCGTTCTCTGCAATGCGGAAGTGAAATTCGCCGTTCTCTTCAGGTTTGCACATCTGGAAAACGCGGACTACGTGGCTACCGGCCACTACGCGACATGCGCTGTTGTCTCCGGGGACGTCGGGATTTTCCGGGGAACGGACGAAAAAAAGGATCAAAGTTACATGCTCTATCGCCTGCGAAAAGAGTGGCTCCCATCTCTTCTGTTCCCTCTAGGAACACAACACAAGCGCGATGTCGTTCGAATCAGCCAGGCACATTTCGGCAACCTCTTTTCTTCGGTGAAGGAAAGCCAGGATATCTGCTTTCTTCCTTCGGGGACGCTTCGAAACTACCTCGAGAAAGCTCTTTCAGAAATGCCCGACGGAGAGATCGTCTCCCTCGACGGAAAGACGCTTGGTAGACACGGAGGGCTCTTTCGATATACGATTGGGCAGCGAGAAGGCTTGGGCTTGTCCGGCGGCCCGTGGTTCGTCGTCGCCGTTGACGCAATGGCGAACAAGGTTGTCGTAGGCGAACGGAAAGATCTGGATGTTTCTGTAATACAGTGCACACGATCGAATTGGCTCGTGTCCGCTCCAGAACGACACGAGCCGCATTGTGCCCAGTTTCGATACCGCTGCCGTCCCGTACGATGCACCTTTACCCTCCATGCTGATGATCACTTCGTCGTGACACCAGAGGACCCGGTGGAGGGAGTGGCCCCAGGCCAATCTCTCGTGCTTTACCAGGGCGATCGGCTTCTTGGAGGCGGCATCATCGAAAAAACCGTAAGGAGGAATCGTTCATGA
- a CDS encoding DNA polymerase III subunit delta' produces the protein MSHITVHVENQNEEHSLEEFFAMTSGGSFPQAMVVRTSRSSFLRTMSILAHRYLCFHGTGNDTCASCRSWSDSFHPDLLIVGTQDAAPGIEECRHLAAGLSLAPFCAPRRLGVVLCADILSLPAANSLLKIVEEPPPSAHLLLFIETNRLLPTLRSRVWQLSVSSEEPSPIQAPPEGKAEWIRRISEKRGTKADDMTEELRQWCSYLIRNGHGLKAQRLETLRNFSEKNRLVVSMLQDLAYLALEEEYPVECLFDDFW, from the coding sequence GTGTCTCATATCACTGTTCATGTAGAGAATCAAAACGAAGAACATTCACTGGAGGAATTTTTTGCAATGACGTCTGGAGGATCCTTTCCCCAGGCGATGGTGGTGCGCACGTCCCGCTCTTCTTTCTTGCGGACCATGTCGATTCTCGCCCATCGCTACCTCTGTTTCCACGGAACTGGGAATGACACGTGCGCGTCCTGCCGCAGTTGGAGCGACTCCTTTCATCCCGATCTTCTGATCGTTGGAACTCAAGACGCGGCGCCAGGCATCGAAGAATGTCGACATCTTGCCGCCGGGCTTTCATTAGCTCCGTTTTGCGCGCCTCGTCGACTCGGAGTCGTGTTGTGCGCCGACATCCTCTCACTTCCGGCTGCCAACAGCCTTTTGAAAATAGTGGAAGAACCGCCTCCCTCTGCGCATCTTCTCCTTTTTATCGAAACCAACCGACTTCTCCCCACTCTTCGCAGTCGAGTCTGGCAGCTTTCCGTTTCTTCGGAGGAACCATCACCCATACAAGCACCTCCGGAAGGGAAAGCGGAGTGGATACGGCGCATCAGCGAAAAACGGGGCACAAAAGCCGATGACATGACGGAAGAACTGCGCCAGTGGTGTTCCTATCTGATACGAAATGGGCATGGTCTTAAAGCACAGCGGTTGGAAACGCTCCGCAATTTTTCGGAGAAGAACCGCCTTGTTGTTTCCATGTTACAGGACCTTGCGTATTTGGCCCTTGAGGAGGAGTATCCCGTTGAATGCCTTTTTGACGATTTTTGGTAA
- a CDS encoding cob(I)yrinic acid a,c-diamide adenosyltransferase encodes MTLYERGIVHIYTGNGKGKTSAAFGLVLRAVGHGARVGIIQFLKGWDFYGEIKGLSFLPSVDLERTGRATFVDKKAPHAEDYAEAARGAALAEEWILSGKYDLIVLDEINVATHYGLVSWESLRRLLEKRPSHVEVVLTGRYATEEACRFADLVTIMEDKKHPFSKGIKAARGREH; translated from the coding sequence ATGACACTCTACGAGCGAGGAATCGTACACATCTACACCGGAAACGGCAAAGGGAAGACCAGCGCCGCCTTTGGGCTCGTACTTCGTGCCGTAGGACATGGCGCTCGAGTCGGCATCATCCAGTTCCTCAAGGGCTGGGATTTCTACGGAGAAATCAAGGGTTTGTCTTTTCTTCCTTCCGTGGATCTTGAGCGGACAGGAAGAGCGACCTTCGTTGATAAAAAGGCTCCCCACGCCGAGGATTACGCGGAAGCCGCCCGCGGTGCAGCCTTGGCGGAGGAGTGGATCCTCTCGGGGAAATACGATTTGATCGTGCTTGATGAAATCAACGTGGCGACGCATTACGGTCTGGTCTCCTGGGAGAGCTTAAGGCGCCTTCTTGAAAAACGCCCGTCCCACGTCGAAGTAGTGCTTACGGGAAGATACGCCACCGAAGAAGCGTGTCGTTTCGCCGATCTGGTCACGATCATGGAAGACAAGAAACACCCCTTCTCGAAAGGGATCAAGGCGGCACGGGGGCGGGAACATTGA
- the glpX gene encoding class II fructose-bisphosphatase: protein MDKPDRNMALELVRATEAAAMAAGRWMGRGDKNGADGAAVNAMRFMLNTVTMDGIVVIGEGEKDQAPMLFNGERLGTGEPPLVDIAVDPIDGTTLTSQGRPNAVSVVAVAEKGTLFNPKHIYYMDKIATGPEAAGVIDINAPVAENIAAVAKAKKKSKEDITVVVLDRPRHQQLVSEIRATGARIRFISDGDVSGALMTSKQGSGIDLLMGIGGSPEAVITACALLCVGGDFQCKLWPRNDIEAAQCKEKGLDLKKVLYINDLVKSNNVFFAATGITDGELLRGVRYDGNRIHTHSLVMRSKSGTIRYIDALHSAEKLQTFSSINYSGKS, encoded by the coding sequence TTGGACAAACCAGACCGCAACATGGCGCTCGAATTGGTTCGGGCTACAGAGGCCGCTGCAATGGCAGCAGGGAGATGGATGGGACGAGGCGACAAAAACGGCGCCGATGGCGCAGCCGTGAATGCCATGCGTTTCATGCTCAACACGGTGACAATGGATGGAATCGTCGTCATCGGCGAAGGGGAAAAAGATCAGGCGCCTATGCTTTTCAACGGCGAGCGACTCGGTACGGGAGAACCGCCCCTCGTGGACATTGCCGTGGATCCCATCGACGGAACGACACTCACCTCGCAGGGACGTCCCAATGCAGTGAGCGTCGTCGCTGTTGCAGAAAAAGGAACGCTTTTCAATCCGAAGCACATCTATTACATGGATAAAATCGCGACAGGCCCGGAAGCAGCAGGAGTGATCGATATCAATGCACCCGTTGCAGAAAACATCGCCGCAGTTGCAAAGGCAAAAAAGAAAAGCAAGGAGGACATTACCGTCGTGGTTCTCGATCGCCCAAGACACCAGCAGCTCGTGTCCGAGATCAGAGCTACGGGGGCGCGCATCCGCTTCATCTCCGACGGAGATGTCTCGGGAGCACTCATGACGAGCAAGCAGGGCAGCGGCATAGATCTCCTCATGGGCATAGGCGGATCGCCGGAAGCAGTCATCACCGCCTGCGCACTCCTGTGTGTGGGAGGGGATTTCCAGTGTAAACTGTGGCCCCGAAACGACATCGAGGCGGCTCAATGCAAGGAAAAGGGACTCGACCTCAAGAAAGTGCTCTATATCAATGACCTGGTAAAAAGCAACAATGTGTTCTTTGCGGCAACAGGCATCACGGATGGAGAGCTTCTCCGAGGTGTCCGCTACGACGGGAATCGCATTCACACACATTCCCTGGTCATGCGTTCAAAAAGCGGGACCATCCGTTATATCGACGCCCTCCACAGTGCAGAGAAATTGCAGACTTTCAGCAGCATCAACTACAGTGGAAAATCTTAG
- a CDS encoding DUF327 family protein: MEVPKETFDESLQSLEISALLEEVEAVGKQLFRYPSPQLLARYRRLVGDLLFRAEQGLQMKKDFRWRRANRATYVIIEKTENMLDQIEKVLAQEGERSKLLELMNEVKGCLISLFM; this comes from the coding sequence GTGGAAGTTCCCAAGGAAACCTTCGACGAGTCGTTGCAATCTCTTGAAATCAGCGCCCTTCTCGAAGAGGTGGAAGCGGTGGGAAAACAATTGTTCCGCTATCCCAGCCCACAACTGCTCGCCAGATACCGCCGTCTTGTAGGCGACCTGCTTTTCCGAGCCGAACAAGGACTGCAGATGAAAAAAGATTTTCGCTGGCGGCGAGCGAATAGAGCAACTTATGTCATCATTGAGAAAACGGAAAATATGTTGGATCAAATCGAGAAAGTCCTCGCCCAGGAGGGAGAACGAAGTAAACTCTTGGAACTTATGAACGAGGTGAAAGGGTGTCTCATATCACTGTTCATGTAG
- a CDS encoding DUF4416 family protein, which yields MWLFPRLREIWGEPQRESPPFLFDCTTYYRSIGDPLYRKFLSFPGLRSGDELATWKQQALSLERASGPQRSVNIDPGILDGARLILASTKDRAQRIPVGQGLFAEITLMYRRGKWISFEYTFPDFRDERYHGFLSAVRNDWVDAMRRGGTSHD from the coding sequence ATGTGGCTTTTTCCGCGCCTTCGGGAGATTTGGGGGGAGCCTCAACGAGAAAGCCCTCCGTTCCTTTTCGATTGCACCACATATTATCGTTCGATCGGTGATCCGCTTTACCGTAAGTTCCTCTCTTTTCCAGGACTTCGTTCCGGAGACGAGCTGGCAACATGGAAACAGCAAGCACTCTCTCTCGAACGGGCGAGTGGTCCTCAAAGAAGCGTCAACATCGATCCGGGGATCCTCGATGGAGCCCGTCTCATCTTGGCCTCCACCAAGGATCGGGCGCAGCGCATTCCTGTCGGGCAAGGTCTGTTTGCAGAAATAACTCTCATGTACCGGCGAGGAAAGTGGATCTCCTTCGAGTATACCTTCCCAGACTTTCGGGACGAAAGATATCATGGATTCCTGTCCGCCGTAAGAAACGATTGGGTAGATGCAATGCGAAGAGGAGGAACCAGTCATGATTGA